The following DNA comes from Patulibacter sp. SYSU D01012.
TCGAGAGACATGCGCATGCTGTTGCGTTTTCAAAGACCGCCGCGCCCCTACGGACCAGGGTGTTCAAACCTTGGAGAGACGCACACCGATCGCTCGGTGCGGGCTGAGGACTTTAGCAGACCCGCTCCGGCTCATGTCGGCCGGTCGAAACCAGCCTGCCAAGCGAATCGCTGAGGTCTTCAGCGGCCGAAGAACCTTAGCAGATCCTGTCCGGCGTGTGTCGGCCGGTATCTCCGGCCCGCCGTCTGGATCGCTTCCGATCTCCGACACCCCTGGAGCCCTCCACCCCGCTTCCCCCTCCGTCCGCCTGTCGGCGACTCGGGGCTCTGCGGTGCGCCGCGCTCCAGCGGCTCGAGAAAGATACAGCTTTCCGAGAATCGTGCGTCGCGCCCCTCCGGCACGTCCCGCGCCTCGGCCCCCGGCGTCCGCAGAGCGACGACCGTCGGCGTCCCCGCGACCCGCTCGTCGTCCTCGCTCCCGGCGGTTCCCGCCGCGTCCCTTCCCCCCGGCGGCGCCGACGCCTCCGCGTCGGTCGCCGCCCCGTCCGTCGCGGGACCCCCGGGCCGGGTCCCCGGGCTCGCGTCCCCCAGCCCGCCGCCGCGGTCACCCCTCGCCACGGCGCCCCGGAGCGCAGCCCTGACAGCGGTCCATCGCGTACATCCGGCCCGGCACGTAGCGGCCGCCGCACCACAGGCACCGGCGCAGGTGCTCCTCCCGGGCGCCCGTCGCCTCGGCGAGCGCGATGCCCAGGTCCCGCTCGAGGAGCGGCAGGGCGACCGACGGGGAGAGGTGCGTCACGTCCCGCATCTCGTCGAAGGGCTCCCCCGTCGCCGTCCACCCCACGTCGAGCCACCCCACGAAGAGCCCCGCCGGCGACAGCGCGACGCCGAGCATCCGGGAGGGGTCGCACCACAGCCCCTCGCAGTCCGGCCGCAGGCCCGCGGCCTCCAGGATCAGGTCGATCGGGTCGTGCACGGCGGGACACGCGTTGGCGTCATGTCCTACGGCTACCACACCGACACGCCAGACTGGGAGCGTGTCCGCCCCGAACCCCCGTCGTCTGCTCGCCGACGGCTCCAACGTGATGGGGTCACGGCCCGACGGCTGGTGGCGCGATCGGCCCGCGGCACGTCGCCGCCTGGTGGACGAGCTGGAGTCGGCGCGCGCCTCCGTGCTGGCGCTCACCGGGCTGCCGGCGTCCGCGCCGGTCGTCGTGGTGTTCGACGGTCCGGAGCACGACGTCCCGGCCACCGTCGTGCACGTCCGCTTCGTGCCGCACGCGGACGACCTGCTCGCGGACCTCGCGGTCCCGGGCGACGTCGTCGTGACGTCGGACCGGGCGCTCGCCGCGCGGGTGGTGGACGCCGGGGCGACCACCGTGGGCGCGGGCCGCCTGGCCCGCGCCCTCGCGGCCGCCCGCGGCTAGGCGACGCGCCGCGCGCCCACGTAGTGCTGGCTCCAGTAGCCGGACGTGAAGGAGTGCTCCATCACGCCGTGCGACGTCGCCGAGATCGCGGTCGACGGGCCCGTCGCGATGCCGACGTGGGACGCCCCCGCGCCGGCCGTCGAGAAGAACACGAGGTCGCCGGCCTGCACCGCGCCCTTGCTCACGGACGACCCGACGCCGTACTGGGCGAAGCTCGTGCGGGGGAGCGAGACGCCCGCCTTGCGCATCGCCCACTGCGTCAGGCCCGAGCAGTCGAAGGACGACGGTCCCGTCGCGCCCGACGCGTACGGGGCGCCGATCTTCGTCCGCGCCGCGGCGATCGCGGCGCCCGCGCCGGTCCCCGTGCTCGTCCCCGCATCCCCGTCGTCGGCCGTCGACGCGTGCGCGCCCGTGGCCGAGACGCCCAGGCTCGCCAGCGTCCGCGGCCCGGGGATCCCGTCGACCTCGAGGCCGTGCGCCCGCTGGTGGGCGCGCAGCGCCTTGCGGGTCTGCGGGCCCCAGGTGCCATCCGCCGACACGCCGAGCGCGCGCTGGATCCTGCGGATCGTCGCCGCAGACAGATCGACGTCGGCCCCCTTCGCCGACGCGGACGATCCGCGGGCCTTCGCGGCGGACGACGCCTTCGCCGTCCCCGTCCCCGTCCCCGTCCCGAGCGCCGCCGCGGTGAGCGCGCCGACCACCCCGTCGGCCTGCAGGCCGTGGGCGCGCTGGAACGCGCGGACGGCCTTCGCCGTCGCTGCGCCGAACTCGCCGTCGGCGGCGACGCCGAGCGCGCGCTGGAGCGCCCGGACGGCCGACCCGCTGTCGCCGCGCTTCAGCAGTCCGCTCGCCAGCGGGGCGGCGTCCGCCGTGCCCGCCGTGACGGCCTCGGTGGCCGGGACGGCCAGGGTGACGCCCACGAGGGCGGCCGCGATCCGGCCCTTCGCACCGCGGCGCAGACCCGGGCGGCGCGCGGCCGCTGACTCGCGGCGGAGACGCGAGCGCACGAGGGAGCGCTCCCAGACCTCGTGCTCGCCGAGGTCGCGGCGGCCCGGCCGGGGCGCCGTGAACGCCCACTCCTCGTCGGGGACCCCGAGGCGCCAGAGCTCGCCCGTGCGTGCGGTCATCGTCGATGCCATGTGTGCTCCTGCTGGTCCGTGGCCTACGAGGTGAGCTGACGGGCTCGCGCTGCGCGCTACGCCGCTGACGACGGCGATTCGCCCCGGGGCCGACGACGACCCAGGTGGTTCCCCCGCTCCCCGCCCCCGGAGGGACGCGGACTCGGCCGATTGGTGTTCCGAGGAGGGAACACGACTCCGACGGGGAAGGTGCGGTGCGCGCCGTGGCGGGTTCGCGCTCGTGCCCGTCGCGATTCCGTCCCCCGGCCGGCCGCAGCGTCCCTATCGTTCGCCCATGAGCCCTCTCGCGCCGCCCCGTCCCCGCCGCCGCGGCCCTCGGCGCGTGCGCGCCGTCCGGATGCCGCTGGCGCTGCTCGTCGCCGCCCTCCTGGGCGCGCTCGCCGCCCCCGCGCCCTCGCCGGCCGCGCGCCCGCGGTGCCCCGGCGCCGACCGCACCCCGGCGGCCCAAGGCCCCGCCCGGGCCGAGGCCGCCGTGCTGTGCCTGGTCAACCACGAGCGCCGCGCCGCCGGCCTGCGTGCCGTCCGCCGCGACGCCGACCTGCGCCGGGCCGCGCGCCGACACGCCGGCGACATGGCCGCCCGCGGCTTCTTCGCGCACGACGCGCCGTCGCCCGCGCCGTTCGGGACCGACCTGACCGACCGCGTCGAGGCCGCGGGCTACCGCTGGAGCGCGCTCGGCGAGAACATCGCCGCGGGGCAGCCCACGCCGCGCGCGGTCCTGCGGGCGTGGCTCGACAGCGCGGGACACTGTCGCAACCTGCTCTCGCCGGCCTTCACCGAGCTCGGGGTCGGCGTCGACACCCGGGGGCCGGGGGCGTACGCCGGGCCGACGTGGGTGCAGGACTTCGGCCGTCCGCGCGCGAGCGCCGCCCCCGCCGACCGCCGCGCCCGGTGCCCCCGCCGGCCCGCGCGGCCCGCCGCCCGCGGCTGACCGGGGGCCGCGCGGCCGGCCGACCCGGGGCCCGCGAAGGCGCCGGCGGGCGCCGTTTCGCCCCGGGGGCGCGGGGGTAGCCGAGCGGCGCGATGTCCACACTCCCCCTCCCCGTCCCCGCCCCCGCCCTCCTGGCCGCGCGGCGCGCGGGCGACCACCGCCGGCTGCAGCGCGTGCGCGAGCTGCTGCGCCGGCCGGCGGCGGCGCGTGACGGCGAGCCCGCCCCGCGCGACCACGAGCGGGCGGCGCGCGACCGGGCCCGCGCCGTCGGCCGGGCGCTCGGCCGCCGCGGCACCGGGGCGGCGGCGCGATGAGCGACGTCTGCCTCGTCACCGGCTCCACCGGCTTCATCGGCTCGCAGCTCGTCGAGCGCCTGGCCCGCGAGGACGTGCAGCTGCGGGCGCTGGCCCGCACGCCGTCGCACTTCCGGCCGCCCGAGGGCAAGGCCGTCGACGTCGTGCAGGCCGACCTCTCGCAACCCGACACGCTCGGCGCCGCGCTGGACGGCGTCGACGTCGCGTACTACCTCGTCCACTCCATGGACACGACCGGCGACCTGGCCGCGCAGGACCGCGAGGCCGCGACCAACTTCCGCTCGGCCGCGCAGGAGGCCGGACTGCGGCGCATCGTCTACATGGGCGCCGTCGGCTACCGCCCGGACGCGAGCGTCCACCTGCGCAGCCGGCACGAGGTCGAGGAGATCCTCGGCGAGGCCGCGCCGGAGTTCGTCGCCGTCCGCGCGTCGATGACCGTCGGGGCCGGCAGCGGGTCCTTCAAGACCCTCGTGCAGATGGTCGAGCGGCTCCCGGTGCTCGCGACCGCCTCGTGGCGGGACCGGCCGTCGCAGCCCATCGCGATCACCGACGTGCTCGAGTGCCTCGCGGCGGCCCGCACGGCGCCGCCCGGCCGCTACGACGTCGCCGGCCCGGACACGCTGACGATCGAGGAGATGATGCGCATCATCGCCGACCTCCTCGACAAGCCCTACCGCGCCGTCCCGGTCCCCGGCAGCGTCCCGAAGCTGGAGGGCGCGGTCGCGAGCCTCGTGGCCGACGAGGACCGGCCGACGATCACGGCGCTGCTCGAGGGGCTGCACGACGACCTCGTCGTCGAGGACAACGCGGCCCCCACCGTCTTCGGCGTCACCCCGACGCCGTTCCGCGACGCCGCGGCGGCCGCCATCCCCGCGATCGTCCGCGACTGACCCGCCCCCGAAGGGAGCACCGCATGCCGGCCCCCGCCGCCATCCTGGACATCGACGGCACCCTCGTCGACACGAACTACCAGCACACGCTCGCCTGGAACGAGGCGTTCACGCAGCACGGCTTCGTCCTGCCGATCTGGCGGATCCACCGCTCGATCGGCATGGGCGGCGACCAGCTCGTCAAGGAGCTGATCGGCGAGGAGGCCGACGAGGAGGTCGGCGACGAGATCCGCGCCGCCGAGAGCACGCTCTACCTGGCGTCGATCGCGTCCGTGCACGCGCTGGAGGAGTCGCGCGAGCTGATCGAGACCCTGTCCGCCGGCGACCGCAAGTGCTGCCTGGCGAGCTCGGCGCGGGCGAAGGAGGTCGACCACTACCTGGACCTGCTCGACGCCCGCGAGCTCGTCGACTCGTGGACGACCTCGTCGGACGTCGAGAACACGAAGCCCGCGCCCGACCTGGTGCGGGCGGCGCTCGAGAAGCTCGGCACCGACGACGCCGTGATGGTCGGGGACACGCCCTGGGACATCGAGGCCGCGCGCAAGGCGGGCGTGCCGACGATCGCGGTGCTGACGGGCGGCTTCTCCGAGCAGGAGCTGACGGACGCGGGCGCGGTGAACGTCTTCACGTCCGTCGTCGAGCTGCGCCAGCGGCTCGACGAGACCCCGCTCGCCGGCTGACCCGCGGGCGCGCCGCCCGCGGGTCGCCGTCACCGCCCCGGCGGCGCGGCCGACCTACCGGCCGTGCGCCGGGGTGCCGTGCTTCGGGCCCTTCGCCAGGAAGCCCTGCACGGCGTTCTTCAGGTCCTCGGTGCCGAAGAGGGCGCCCGAGACGGCGGGGACGACGGAGTCGGCCCCCGCCAGGCCGTCGTCGCACCACGCGCGGACGATCTGCTTCGTCGCGTCGTGCGCCCGCGTCGGCCCGTCCGCGAGGCGGCGCGCGAGCGCACGCGCCTGCGCGTCGACCTCGTCGTCCTCCCACACGCGGTTGACGACGTTCCACCGCTCGAGCGTCTCGGCGTCGAACAGCTCGGCCGTCATCACGAGCTCGCGGGCCCGACCGGAGCCGGCGCGCTCGGCGATGCGCTGCGGGCCGCCCATCGACGGCGTCAGGCCGACCACCGTCTCGACCAGCCCGAACTTCGCGGAGCGGCCGGCGACGATCAGGTCGCAGCCCAGCGCGAGCTCGAACGCCGCGGTCAGCGTCAGCGCGTGCGCGGCGAAGACGACCGGGCACGGCAGGCGCTCGATCGTGGTGACGGCCCGCAGCAGGTCGCGCCACAGCTCGGCGCCCTGCTCGACGCTCAGCCCGTCGAACTCGTGCACGTCGACGCCCCCGGACACGACGGAGCCGTCCGCGCGGATCAGCAGCCCGCGCGGCGGGTCGGCCTCGAGCGCGGCCGCGTGGCGGCGCAGCGCATCGAACATCGCGCGGTCGAACAGGTTCAGCGGCGGGCTGGCGATCGTGAGGACGGCGAGGCCGTCCTCACGCTCCAGGGTCATCGGCTCGGTCATGCGGCTCCCTCTGGTCGGGTCACGGGCCATCATGCCTGGCCGCGCGGCCAGGAGGGGGGCCCGTCCACCGGCCGGGGTGGCGCGCCGACGCGCTCGGCCGGCGGACGCCGGCGCTCACGCCGCGGCGACCTCGGCGGCCGTCGGCATCCCCTCGCGGGCGCCGGGCCGGCCGACGGCCAGGGCCGCGGCGCGGGCCGCGTAGGCCACGGCGTCCTCGAGCGCGTCGCCGGCGGCGAGGCGCGCGGCGAGGGCGCCGTTGAAGGCGTCGCCGGCGCCGGTGGTGTCGACGACGGTCGCCCGGTGCGCCGGGCGGCCCACCGGCGGGCGGCCGGGCCGCGCGAGCAGCGTCCCGTCCCCGCCGAGCGTGACGACCACGTCCGCGCCGGTGCGGGCCGCGATCGCGGCGGCGGCCTCCGCCACGTCGTCCGTGCCGGCCAGCGCGCACGCCTCGCCCGCGTTCGGGGTCAGCACCACCCCCGCCCCCGCTGACGGCAGGAGCGCGGGCCGGGCCGGCGCGGGGTTCAGCACGCACGGGACGCCGGCGCCCGTCGCCGCCGCGACGGCCGCGGCCACCGCGTCGTCCGGGATCTCGGCGCTGACGAGCACGCACCCGGCGCCCGGCACCCGGCGCGCGACCTCGCGGGCGACGTCGCCCGCGCGGACCGCGGCGTTCGCGCCGGCCGCGACGGCGATCTGGTTCTCGCCCGCGTCGTCCACCACGATGAGCGCCGCGCCCGTGGCGGCGTCGTCGCGGACGGCGACCCCCGTCACGTCGACGCCGGCGGCCCGCAGGTCGTCGAGCGTCCGCCGCCCCTCGTCGTCCGCGCCCACCGCCCCGACGAGCGCCACGCCGGCGCCCAGGCGCGCCGCCGCGACCGCGCCGTTGGCGCCCTTGCCGCCGCCGAACCGGCCCAGGTCGCCGCCCACGACCGTCTCGCCCGGGGCGGGCAGCGTCGGCACGCGGACGACCAGGTCGACGTTGATGGCGCCGACGGCGACGACGCGGCTCACCGGCGGGCCGTCCAGAGCGTCCAGCGGTCCTCCTCGACGACCGGTCCGCCGGGCACGGCCGCGCGCACCGCGTCGACGAGGTCGCCGAGCTCGGCGTCGTCGAGCTCGTGCAGGATCGAGCGACCGCGGCGCGCCGCCAGGTCGTCCAGCAGCGCGGCGCGCGACGGATGGCGCGTCCGCACCTCCCACAGCGACGCGGTCGCGGCGTCGTGGAGTCCCGCGTCGTGCAGGGCGCCCAGCACGTCCGCGGTCGACGGGCGTCGGGCCGCCTCGACCTGCAGCAGCCGCGGGGCGCGCGCGAAGAGCAGCCCGCGCACGTGCCGGGCGCTCGGCGGCTGGCGCACGTCGTCCATCGTCCGGTCCTGGACGATGCACGTCCCGCCCGGCCGCAGCAGCCGGTGCGCCTCGCGCGCGAACGCGCCGAGGTCGGGCACGTGGTGGACCAGGGCCCGCGCGAAGACGACGTCCGCGCACCCGTCCGGCAGGCCCGTCGCCGTCGCGTCCCCGTGCACCAGCTCCACGCCCGCGTCGCCGGCGGTCGCCCGACGGGCCGTCCCGAGCATCGTCTCGCTGAAGTCCACGCCGACGACGCGGCGGGCGCCCAGCCGCCGCCAGGCCCGCACGTACGTGCCGCCGCCGCAGCCGACGTCGACGACGTCGCACCCCCGGGGGTCGACGATCGCGGTGACGGCGGCGGCCCACCCGCCGTCGGCGGTCCGGCCGGCGTAGGTCTCGCGGTTCGCGGGGTCGTGGAAGTCGATGGGCACGGGCGCCTCCGGCCGGCCACGGGAGACGTGCGGGCGCCGGGCCGACGCGCCGCCCGGCCCACACCCTGCCACGCGCGCCGTCCCGCCGCGGCCGTCGGCGCGCGGCGGCCCGGCGACGCCTGCGACGATGCGGCGGATGACGCGCGCGTGGCAGGACCTGGACCGGCTCGTGGCCGCGGTGGAGGCGCGTGCGACGCACATGGGGTCGCAGATCCACGGCGTCGACCACTGGCGCGCCGTCGGCGCCACCGCCGGCGAGCTGGCCCAGGCGGCCGACCGCCTGCCCGCCGCGGAGCGACCCGACCGCGAGCTGCTGCTGCTCTTCGCGCTGCTGCACGACGCCAAGCGCGAGGACGACGGCCGCGACATCGACCACGGGCCGCGCGCCGCCCTGCTGCTCGAGGAGCTGCGCGACGCGGCCCTGGTCGTCCTGGACGACGGACGGGCCGGGATCCTCGCCGAAGCGCTGCGCGACCACACCCGCGG
Coding sequences within:
- a CDS encoding enoyl-CoA hydratase/isomerase family protein, coding for MTEPMTLEREDGLAVLTIASPPLNLFDRAMFDALRRHAAALEADPPRGLLIRADGSVVSGGVDVHEFDGLSVEQGAELWRDLLRAVTTIERLPCPVVFAAHALTLTAAFELALGCDLIVAGRSAKFGLVETVVGLTPSMGGPQRIAERAGSGRARELVMTAELFDAETLERWNVVNRVWEDDEVDAQARALARRLADGPTRAHDATKQIVRAWCDDGLAGADSVVPAVSGALFGTEDLKNAVQGFLAKGPKHGTPAHGR
- a CDS encoding CAP domain-containing protein: MSPLAPPRPRRRGPRRVRAVRMPLALLVAALLGALAAPAPSPAARPRCPGADRTPAAQGPARAEAAVLCLVNHERRAAGLRAVRRDADLRRAARRHAGDMAARGFFAHDAPSPAPFGTDLTDRVEAAGYRWSALGENIAAGQPTPRAVLRAWLDSAGHCRNLLSPAFTELGVGVDTRGPGAYAGPTWVQDFGRPRASAAPADRRARCPRRPARPAARG
- a CDS encoding peptidoglycan-binding protein, which gives rise to MTARTGELWRLGVPDEEWAFTAPRPGRRDLGEHEVWERSLVRSRLRRESAAARRPGLRRGAKGRIAAALVGVTLAVPATEAVTAGTADAAPLASGLLKRGDSGSAVRALQRALGVAADGEFGAATAKAVRAFQRAHGLQADGVVGALTAAALGTGTGTGTAKASSAAKARGSSASAKGADVDLSAATIRRIQRALGVSADGTWGPQTRKALRAHQRAHGLEVDGIPGPRTLASLGVSATGAHASTADDGDAGTSTGTGAGAAIAAARTKIGAPYASGATGPSSFDCSGLTQWAMRKAGVSLPRTSFAQYGVGSSVSKGAVQAGDLVFFSTAGAGASHVGIATGPSTAISATSHGVMEHSFTSGYWSQHYVGARRVA
- a CDS encoding PfkB family carbohydrate kinase, which translates into the protein MSRVVAVGAINVDLVVRVPTLPAPGETVVGGDLGRFGGGKGANGAVAAARLGAGVALVGAVGADDEGRRTLDDLRAAGVDVTGVAVRDDAATGAALIVVDDAGENQIAVAAGANAAVRAGDVAREVARRVPGAGCVLVSAEIPDDAVAAAVAAATGAGVPCVLNPAPARPALLPSAGAGVVLTPNAGEACALAGTDDVAEAAAAIAARTGADVVVTLGGDGTLLARPGRPPVGRPAHRATVVDTTGAGDAFNGALAARLAAGDALEDAVAYAARAAALAVGRPGAREGMPTAAEVAAA
- a CDS encoding HAD family hydrolase — its product is MPAPAAILDIDGTLVDTNYQHTLAWNEAFTQHGFVLPIWRIHRSIGMGGDQLVKELIGEEADEEVGDEIRAAESTLYLASIASVHALEESRELIETLSAGDRKCCLASSARAKEVDHYLDLLDARELVDSWTTSSDVENTKPAPDLVRAALEKLGTDDAVMVGDTPWDIEAARKAGVPTIAVLTGGFSEQELTDAGAVNVFTSVVELRQRLDETPLAG
- a CDS encoding methyltransferase domain-containing protein produces the protein MPIDFHDPANRETYAGRTADGGWAAAVTAIVDPRGCDVVDVGCGGGTYVRAWRRLGARRVVGVDFSETMLGTARRATAGDAGVELVHGDATATGLPDGCADVVFARALVHHVPDLGAFAREAHRLLRPGGTCIVQDRTMDDVRQPPSARHVRGLLFARAPRLLQVEAARRPSTADVLGALHDAGLHDAATASLWEVRTRHPSRAALLDDLAARRGRSILHELDDAELGDLVDAVRAAVPGGPVVEEDRWTLWTARR
- a CDS encoding NAD(P)H-binding protein; this translates as MSDVCLVTGSTGFIGSQLVERLAREDVQLRALARTPSHFRPPEGKAVDVVQADLSQPDTLGAALDGVDVAYYLVHSMDTTGDLAAQDREAATNFRSAAQEAGLRRIVYMGAVGYRPDASVHLRSRHEVEEILGEAAPEFVAVRASMTVGAGSGSFKTLVQMVERLPVLATASWRDRPSQPIAITDVLECLAAARTAPPGRYDVAGPDTLTIEEMMRIIADLLDKPYRAVPVPGSVPKLEGAVASLVADEDRPTITALLEGLHDDLVVEDNAAPTVFGVTPTPFRDAAAAAIPAIVRD
- a CDS encoding DUF188 domain-containing protein, which codes for MSAPNPRRLLADGSNVMGSRPDGWWRDRPAARRRLVDELESARASVLALTGLPASAPVVVVFDGPEHDVPATVVHVRFVPHADDLLADLAVPGDVVVTSDRALAARVVDAGATTVGAGRLARALAAARG